The following proteins come from a genomic window of Macadamia integrifolia cultivar HAES 741 chromosome 14, SCU_Mint_v3, whole genome shotgun sequence:
- the LOC122060463 gene encoding tyrosine decarboxylase-like, translating to MDSHADALENNTELTVNPLDLEEFRRQGHMIIDFLADYYFNIEKYPVRSQVEPGYLQKRLPDSAPNNPEPIQTILQDVENHIIPGITHWQSPNFFAYFPSNVSVAGFVGEMLTSGFNVVGFNWLSSPAATELESIVMDWLGKMLKLPNSFLSSRNGGGVIQGSTCDAILCTLIASRHRMLDKIGRENIGKLVVYGSDQTHSAFQKAAQIAGIHSNNFRPIATSRSTAFGLSPNSLRSAFLADLEAGLVPFFLCATVGTTSSTAVDPVGPLCDVAKEFGIWVHIDAAYAGSACICPEFRHFIDGVENADSFSLNAHKWFFTALDCCCLWVRDHNALIKALSTNPEYLRNKATETNKVIDYKDWQIALSRRAMKLWLVLRSYGVTNLRNFLRSHVKMAKHFEGLVGMDKRFEIVVPRNFSMVCFRLLLPSVRSVHANGEQLNDEERANELNRRFLESMNSSGQLYMSHGVVGGVYMIRFAVGATLTEERHVNMAWKLVQDHADVVLNMY from the exons ATGGATAGCCATGCCGACGCCCTAGAAAACAACACTGAACTCACTGTTAACCCTCTTGACCTTGAAGAGTTCAGGAGGCAAGGCCACATGATCATCGATTTCCTCGCCGACTACTACTTTAACATCGAGAAGTACCCCGTCCGGAGCCAAGTCGAACCAGGTTATCTCCAAAAACGTCTTCCAGACTCGGCCCCCAATAACCCAGAACCAATCCAAACAATCCTCCAAGATGTAGAGAATCATATCATTCCAGGCATCACACACTGGCAAAGCCCTAACTTCTTTGCTTACTTCCCTTCAAATGTTAGCGTTGCAGGTTTTGTTGGCGAAATGCTTACCTCTGGATTCAATGTCGTGGGATTCAATTGGTTGTCATCACCGGCAGCGACAGAGCTCGAGAGTATAGTTATGGACTGGCTTGGGAAAATGCTTAAGCTCCCTaactccttcctctcctctcgcAATGGTGGAGGTGTGATACAAGGGAGTACTTGTGATGCCATCTTGTGCACACTCATAGCCTCCAGACACCGCATGTTGGATAAGATTGGTAGAGAGAATATAGGGAAGCTAGTGGTTTACGGGTCGGATCAGACCCATTCCGCATTTCAAAAGGCGGCCCAGATTGCAGGTATCCACTCGAACAATTTCCGACCCATTGCTACCTCGAGGTCGACGGCATTTGGTCTATCGCCGAATTCCCTCCGATCAGCATTTCTCGCCGACCTTGAAGCCGGGCTCGTTCCATTTTTCCTATGTGCCACAGTAGGCACCACATCTTCAACAGCCGTGGATCCGGTCGGGCCATTATGTGATGTAGCAAAAGAGTTCGGGATATGGGTCCATATCGATGCGGCATACGCCGGAAGTGCATGTATATGCCCGGAATTCCGGCACTTCATCGACGGCGTGGAGAATGCAGACTCATTTAGTCTTAATGCGCATAAGTGGTTCTTCACTGCACTTGATTGCTGTTGTCTTTGGGTTAGGGACCATAATGCCCTTATTAAGGCCCTGTCCACAAATCCTGAGTACTTGAGGAACAAAGCTACGGAGACTAATAAGGTCATTGACTATAAAGATTGGCAGATAGCACTAAGCCGCCG GGCCATGAAGCTGTGGCTTGTACTACGTAGCTATGGCGTGACTAACCTTAGAAACTTCCTAAGGAGCCACGTAAAGATGGCTAAGCATTTTGAAGGGCTTGTGGGGATGGACAAGAGGTTTGAGATTGTTGTCCCTAGGAATTTCTCTATGGTGTGTTTTCGACTCCTACTGCCGTCGGTCAGGAGTGTACATGCAAATGGCGAGCAATTGAATGATGAGGAACGTGCAAATGAGTTGAATCGGAGGTTCCTTGAGTCGATGAACTCGTCTGGTCAACTCTACATGAGCCATGGTGTGGTTGGCGGAGTGTACATGATCCGGTTCGCCGTGGGTGCAACCCTAACGGAGGAGAGGCATGTGAACATGGCTTGGAAGTTGGTGCAAGACCATGCAGACGTTGTTCTCAATATGTATTAA